Proteins encoded within one genomic window of Candidatus Thermodiscus eudorianus:
- a CDS encoding signal recognition particle protein Srp54, whose amino-acid sequence MVLDGVRKAVAKFLKGGGTYEKAVQEFIKDLQKELIKADVNVKLVFQLTKKIKERASKEKPPPGASRREWFIKIVYEELAKLFGGDKQPKVTPPKTPWIILLVGVQGSGKTTTAGKLAYYYTRRGYRVALVSTDTYRPGALDQLKTLADQAGAIFYGEDRGDPAEIAKRGIEHALERGAEIIIVDTAGRHGFGDEEGLLREMREIAEAIKPDEVILVLDAAIGQKAYDLARRFHESTPIGSLIVTKLDGTARGGGVLSAAAATGATVKFIGTGEKIDELEPFRPAMFVGRVLGLGDLEALLEKLRGLEEAKELEEAMEDIFKGRINMRVVYRQLKSMRKMGPLSKVLQMLPGFGLMAQLNEETARLGEEKIKKWLAIIESMTYEELDKPEIIDRSRMRRIAFGSGTTMDDVKELLVYYKNLKLMMKKLKRDRRLLRRLGLT is encoded by the coding sequence TTGGTGCTTGATGGTGTAAGGAAGGCTGTCGCCAAGTTCCTTAAAGGCGGGGGGACTTATGAGAAGGCTGTCCAGGAGTTCATAAAGGATTTACAGAAGGAGCTGATAAAGGCCGATGTCAACGTGAAGCTAGTCTTCCAGCTCACGAAGAAGATCAAAGAGAGGGCTTCAAAGGAGAAGCCCCCGCCCGGAGCAAGCAGGAGGGAATGGTTCATCAAGATAGTCTACGAAGAGCTAGCCAAGCTCTTCGGAGGCGACAAGCAGCCAAAGGTGACTCCACCAAAAACCCCCTGGATCATACTACTCGTCGGAGTCCAGGGTAGTGGAAAAACAACCACAGCTGGGAAGCTAGCCTACTACTATACCAGGCGCGGATACCGTGTCGCATTAGTATCCACGGACACCTACAGGCCCGGCGCCTTGGACCAGCTAAAGACGCTGGCGGACCAGGCCGGAGCCATATTCTATGGAGAGGATAGAGGCGACCCGGCCGAGATAGCGAAGAGGGGAATCGAGCATGCCCTGGAGCGGGGGGCTGAGATAATTATAGTAGATACGGCTGGGAGGCATGGTTTCGGCGATGAAGAAGGGCTTCTCCGGGAGATGAGAGAGATAGCCGAGGCTATTAAGCCGGACGAGGTGATACTCGTCCTCGACGCGGCTATAGGCCAGAAGGCGTATGACCTGGCAAGGAGGTTTCACGAATCAACTCCCATAGGCTCATTGATCGTTACGAAGCTCGATGGGACCGCGAGGGGAGGCGGCGTATTGTCCGCCGCGGCCGCTACCGGGGCCACGGTAAAGTTCATCGGGACTGGCGAGAAGATCGATGAACTGGAACCCTTTAGGCCGGCGATGTTTGTTGGGAGAGTCCTCGGCCTAGGAGACCTTGAGGCGCTATTGGAGAAGTTGAGGGGACTGGAGGAGGCCAAGGAGCTTGAAGAGGCCATGGAGGACATCTTCAAGGGCAGGATTAACATGCGCGTAGTCTATAGGCAGTTGAAGAGCATGAGGAAGATGGGGCCTCTATCGAAGGTCCTACAGATGCTCCCCGGATTCGGCTTGATGGCCCAGCTAAACGAGGAGACGGCTAGGCTTGGGGAGGAGAAGATAAAGAAGTGGCTGGCCATAATTGAGAGTATGACCTATGAAGAGCTCGATAAACCTGAGATAATAGATAGGAGCCGCATGAGGCGTATCGCATTTGGATCAGGGACCACAATGGACGATGTCAAGGAGCTACTCGTATACTATAAGAACCTCAAGCTAATGATGAAGAAGCTGAAACGGGACAGAAGGCTCCTGAGAAGGCTGGGGCTAACATGA
- a CDS encoding AbrB/MazE/SpoVT family DNA-binding domain-containing protein, producing the protein MPGQNGGSLKRKIQRLGASSLIVTLPKEWARRNKVKVGDMLHIYDSGDKLIITPENASVKISLEFNLSHFSVEKHSSRITLCTYVFGFDSIKFKSSKNIKEHIIERLSKMEDLLPGTRISLVEKHLIDIDLGEKDHDLLNLLMEYGRSISRVLNRLSGFLQGKVDLTKEDLDIEYSNLLSTNYLLLRTANSLKSIDILEDKQARYMVSATNLIGIVNESVYKFGVDLLYMIDHLSKNEKERLAFLLQVLEVAVSTVVLSLEPPSVKKAEESYWKVRSILDLEGNLKEVIEEDSPAFAYLLAKIIDIARIIDIAENVILCHALITKFNEA; encoded by the coding sequence TTGCCAGGCCAAAATGGCGGGTCGCTCAAGCGAAAGATCCAGAGGCTCGGAGCCTCATCCCTAATAGTTACCCTACCCAAGGAATGGGCCAGGAGGAACAAGGTAAAGGTAGGGGACATGCTCCATATCTATGATAGTGGAGATAAACTCATCATAACCCCCGAGAACGCCTCCGTGAAAATCAGCCTGGAATTCAACCTGTCCCACTTCAGCGTGGAGAAACACTCCTCCCGTATAACCCTATGCACGTACGTCTTCGGCTTCGACAGTATAAAATTCAAGTCAAGTAAAAATATAAAGGAGCACATAATAGAGCGTCTAAGCAAAATGGAGGATCTACTACCTGGAACGAGGATATCACTGGTAGAGAAACATCTAATAGACATAGACCTCGGCGAGAAGGACCACGACCTCTTAAACCTACTAATGGAGTACGGCAGAAGTATAAGCCGTGTACTAAACAGGCTCTCAGGCTTCCTACAGGGCAAGGTAGACCTAACCAAGGAGGACCTGGACATCGAGTACAGTAACCTCCTAAGCACCAACTACCTACTCCTACGTACCGCAAATAGTTTGAAGTCGATAGACATCCTCGAAGACAAGCAGGCAAGATACATGGTAAGCGCAACCAACCTAATAGGCATCGTGAACGAGTCCGTGTACAAGTTCGGAGTAGACCTCCTGTACATGATAGACCATCTCAGCAAGAACGAAAAGGAGAGGCTAGCGTTCCTACTCCAGGTACTAGAAGTCGCAGTCTCAACAGTGGTCCTCAGCCTCGAACCCCCAAGCGTCAAGAAAGCAGAGGAATCCTACTGGAAGGTCCGGAGCATACTAGACTTGGAGGGGAACCTCAAGGAGGTGATCGAGGAAGACAGCCCAGCCTTCGCATACCTACTAGCAAAAATAATCGATATAGCCAGGATAATCGATATAGCCGAGAACGTAATACTATGCCACGCACTCATAACAAAGTTCAACGAAGCCTAG
- a CDS encoding deoxyhypusine synthase, whose product MEPIEDVKVEPGASVRDLLEWYSRIHGFMAGHIVEAVNILKEGLENSGLRILTFTANLVSTGLRGIFAQLIRNGIFNVVFTTAGTLDHDIARSRRDYYKGYFEADDSLLAKKGVHRLGNIFIPVENYGPVVEEFVRELVARARSLREQWSLYELLDLAGQMIDDDNSILKAAHESKAKVFVPGWPDGAFGTALFMEKQAGRGIQVDYMLDMKTLSDLFFPGKGKATALIIGGGISKHHAIWWSQFRGGLDYVVYITTAPEYDGSLSGARPREAVSWGKLKPDAKKTVVYADATIVLPILASALIEST is encoded by the coding sequence ATGGAGCCCATCGAGGATGTCAAGGTCGAGCCAGGGGCTAGCGTCAGGGACCTCTTAGAATGGTACTCTCGCATACACGGATTTATGGCTGGTCACATAGTGGAGGCTGTCAACATACTAAAGGAGGGTTTAGAGAATTCCGGTCTACGTATACTCACGTTTACGGCGAACCTGGTCTCGACAGGGCTACGCGGTATATTCGCCCAGTTAATTAGAAACGGAATCTTCAATGTTGTTTTCACCACTGCAGGAACCCTAGACCACGACATAGCTAGGAGTAGAAGAGACTATTACAAGGGCTATTTCGAGGCCGACGACTCCCTCTTAGCAAAGAAGGGGGTGCACAGGCTTGGAAACATCTTCATACCTGTAGAGAACTATGGACCCGTGGTAGAGGAATTCGTCAGAGAGCTAGTTGCGAGAGCTAGAAGCCTAAGGGAACAATGGAGTCTCTACGAGCTACTTGATCTGGCCGGCCAGATGATAGATGACGATAATAGTATCTTGAAAGCAGCCCATGAGAGCAAGGCCAAGGTATTCGTGCCCGGCTGGCCAGATGGTGCCTTCGGCACGGCATTATTCATGGAGAAGCAAGCGGGCAGGGGGATTCAAGTGGATTATATGCTAGACATGAAGACGCTCTCGGACCTATTCTTTCCGGGTAAAGGAAAGGCTACAGCACTGATAATAGGTGGGGGAATCAGTAAACACCACGCTATATGGTGGAGTCAATTCAGGGGAGGCTTAGACTACGTAGTCTATATCACAACTGCCCCGGAATACGATGGGAGCCTGAGCGGTGCCCGGCCGAGGGAGGCAGTATCTTGGGGAAAGCTGAAACCGGATGCCAAGAAGACAGTGGTATATGCGGATGCGACGATAGTACTCCCGATACTAGCCTCGGCCTTGATAGAGTCTACATGA
- a CDS encoding TldD/PmbA family protein has product MAHPTSIGSFDRSLLYEAVDRALADGASYAEARYHSIRGFSFVLMNGMLIGTSYTDSTGVAVRALYNGGLGFSSTDSLRRDHVLEAAAKAVKGARSAAAMGGSRIGLSEERLGRARYEASQVKPLDGIEDWDKISVIQEIYKSINLDIGVEVKNVLIGFSYEFEDKILVTSDGALVESRIPRVGMFYSLTTQYSGERANRWNQLGGVGGLELVRDLKLKESIEDDLASLKLYLTKAGKPPKGRMDVVLGPEVVGLAVHESAGHPSEADRVMGREAAQAGLSYRRRMKPGEVIGSEYATVIDDPTIPGSYGFYLYDDEGVPARPRYLIRNGVLEEYLHNRETAYAMDTKSNAAARAKEWWAEPIVRMANTYFAPGDYSFEELVEDVKHGVYIKKYMEWNIDDYRWIARYVGFEAYEIVDGRIGRPVKNPALEVNSKEFYSGVDAAGRDLEFQAGTCGKGEPGQGVPVWFGGPHVRLRGVRII; this is encoded by the coding sequence TTGGCACACCCGACCTCGATTGGCTCGTTTGATAGATCACTGCTCTATGAAGCAGTTGACAGGGCCCTGGCTGATGGAGCAAGCTATGCAGAGGCCCGCTATCATAGTATAAGGGGGTTCTCCTTCGTCTTAATGAATGGCATGCTGATCGGGACAAGCTACACTGACTCTACAGGCGTGGCGGTTAGGGCATTATACAATGGGGGCCTCGGGTTCTCGTCCACCGACTCCCTCCGGCGGGATCACGTACTAGAGGCTGCTGCTAAAGCGGTTAAGGGCGCCAGGTCTGCCGCGGCGATGGGTGGTAGCAGGATAGGATTATCTGAAGAGAGGCTTGGAAGGGCTAGGTATGAGGCGTCTCAGGTAAAGCCGCTGGATGGCATTGAGGACTGGGACAAGATAAGCGTCATACAGGAGATATACAAGTCGATAAACCTGGACATCGGGGTTGAGGTCAAGAACGTGCTCATCGGGTTCAGCTATGAGTTCGAGGATAAGATCCTGGTAACTAGCGATGGGGCGCTTGTCGAGTCGCGTATACCAAGGGTGGGCATGTTCTACTCGCTAACTACGCAATACTCTGGCGAGAGGGCTAATAGATGGAACCAGCTCGGCGGAGTAGGCGGGTTAGAGCTAGTGAGGGACCTGAAACTGAAGGAATCCATAGAGGATGACCTGGCAAGTCTCAAACTCTACTTGACCAAGGCCGGCAAGCCTCCAAAGGGCAGGATGGACGTGGTACTGGGCCCGGAAGTCGTGGGCCTCGCGGTCCACGAGTCAGCGGGCCATCCCAGCGAAGCTGACAGGGTGATGGGGAGGGAAGCCGCCCAAGCGGGGCTGAGTTACAGGAGGAGGATGAAGCCGGGCGAGGTTATAGGTAGCGAGTATGCAACGGTCATTGACGACCCTACTATCCCGGGTAGCTATGGATTCTACCTCTACGACGACGAGGGAGTCCCAGCCAGGCCAAGGTACCTTATTAGAAACGGGGTTCTAGAAGAGTATCTCCACAACCGCGAGACGGCCTATGCCATGGATACGAAGAGCAACGCTGCTGCGAGGGCCAAGGAATGGTGGGCTGAACCCATAGTGAGGATGGCTAACACGTACTTTGCCCCCGGGGACTATTCGTTCGAGGAGCTGGTGGAGGATGTCAAGCATGGCGTCTACATAAAGAAGTACATGGAGTGGAACATAGACGACTACAGGTGGATCGCCAGGTACGTGGGGTTTGAGGCCTACGAGATAGTAGATGGAAGGATAGGGAGGCCCGTTAAGAATCCAGCCCTGGAGGTAAACAGCAAGGAGTTCTACTCCGGTGTAGATGCCGCTGGCAGGGACCTGGAGTTCCAGGCTGGAACATGTGGCAAGGGAGAGCCTGGACAAGGGGTCCCGGTATGGTTTGGGGGTCCCCATGTAAGGCTTAGGGGGGTGAGGATAATATGA
- a CDS encoding acyl-CoA dehydrogenase family protein produces MTSLFDSEEIRLLRSSVREFGEKYLAGIAKKIDESNVVPDDIIKAVAEMGYFALRVPEEYGGPGLSTLESAVVVEELARYSSAVAIMATVSGTMVAYPLVHYASDEIKERYLTRLANGELGAFALTEPCCGTDAASITTRAVLDGDEWVINGRKVFITNAPYATFFLVAARTGKPEDRHRGVSVFVVDKSDCIEVSKLEMMGYRGSGTSEVVFEDCRVPKENMVGEVNKGFKIIMDGLNEGRIITASTGLGIMQAAFEEALEYSKQRTSMGKALIEHQMVQHMIAEMKVLLEASRQLIYTAAVKVDRNEPDYPMWSSMAKLAAAKWGVDLVRMAMQVMGGIGYSKESTIERHYRDIKMIEIGDGTNEVQRMVIVKALLGKVRAPKA; encoded by the coding sequence TTGACAAGTCTATTTGACTCGGAGGAGATCAGGCTTCTACGCAGTAGTGTGAGGGAGTTCGGGGAGAAGTACCTGGCGGGAATCGCTAAGAAGATTGACGAGTCCAACGTGGTCCCCGACGATATTATTAAGGCTGTCGCCGAGATGGGCTACTTCGCGCTACGTGTGCCGGAGGAGTATGGGGGGCCTGGCCTCTCTACGCTGGAGAGCGCTGTGGTCGTAGAGGAGCTGGCAAGATACTCTAGCGCCGTAGCTATAATGGCTACAGTCTCCGGCACGATGGTGGCGTATCCGCTAGTTCACTATGCAAGCGACGAGATAAAGGAAAGATACCTAACCCGCCTGGCGAATGGGGAGCTAGGTGCCTTCGCGCTGACAGAGCCGTGCTGCGGCACCGATGCAGCCTCGATAACGACGAGGGCCGTCCTGGACGGGGATGAATGGGTTATAAACGGCAGGAAGGTCTTCATCACGAATGCTCCATATGCGACATTCTTCCTGGTGGCCGCCCGTACTGGGAAGCCCGAGGACAGGCACAGGGGCGTGTCTGTGTTTGTTGTTGACAAGAGCGACTGTATCGAGGTCTCGAAGCTTGAGATGATGGGTTACAGGGGGAGCGGGACTAGCGAGGTGGTCTTCGAGGATTGCCGCGTCCCGAAGGAGAACATGGTCGGAGAGGTTAACAAGGGCTTTAAGATAATCATGGACGGGCTCAACGAGGGCAGGATAATCACGGCCTCAACAGGGCTAGGCATAATGCAAGCAGCCTTCGAGGAGGCACTGGAGTACAGCAAGCAGAGGACATCCATGGGGAAGGCATTGATAGAGCACCAGATGGTCCAGCACATGATAGCGGAGATGAAGGTACTACTAGAGGCTTCTCGCCAGCTCATATACACGGCAGCGGTTAAAGTCGATCGAAACGAGCCGGACTATCCCATGTGGAGTAGCATGGCCAAGCTAGCAGCGGCGAAATGGGGCGTAGACCTGGTCCGGATGGCCATGCAGGTCATGGGGGGTATAGGCTACAGCAAGGAGAGCACGATCGAGAGACACTACAGGGATATAAAGATGATCGAGATAGGCGACGGCACCAATGAAGTCCAGAGAATGGTCATCGTAAAGGCGTTGCTTGGAAAGGTCCGTGCACCCAAAGCATAG
- a CDS encoding TldD/PmbA family protein: MNPVEIVEDIVRVVKGRVPEYIVIVNENTSSMLKLANGEPSIIQSWREYTVSLYAAKNNKILISSFKFTAPEEAVKRSIDIIDKLQPSPLYAPLPEPTGKPFSNVDEKIIEMAGSSDLSTLIEDLELEALGNAAGMITVSLERTALETSNGGMLEGERTHFNGYMRVFVADDTSGQWSWTSTRYDPNLAKKAISTAENLAKECGKLPKVKLETGVHRVLLSPMVVGNLMEATVRAASGAAVIFGMSFFRNDEVGGGVASEKLSLLDRPLNKDLPGYTLFDEEAVETRDKYIIERGVLKTLLHNSKTAKLLGGETTGNAGLLWPRPFNLEIEPGDMKDAEMLEVLGDGVYATNNWYTRFQNYTEGLFSTVTRDALFVVKRGKPVGCSNRVRITGSMRELLLNIEGVGTTRWPIEWWEVATPSLLPHILVSKAGITSE, encoded by the coding sequence ATGAACCCGGTCGAAATAGTCGAGGATATAGTCAGAGTCGTAAAAGGCAGAGTGCCCGAGTACATAGTAATCGTAAACGAGAACACCTCCTCAATGCTGAAACTAGCCAACGGAGAGCCCAGCATCATCCAGTCGTGGAGGGAATACACGGTATCGCTATACGCCGCTAAGAACAACAAGATCCTAATCTCCAGCTTCAAATTCACGGCTCCAGAAGAGGCTGTCAAGAGGTCTATCGATATAATAGATAAACTACAGCCATCCCCACTCTACGCCCCACTACCAGAACCCACCGGTAAACCATTCAGCAACGTCGACGAGAAAATAATCGAAATGGCAGGGTCCAGCGATCTATCCACGCTCATAGAGGACCTAGAGCTGGAAGCCCTAGGCAATGCCGCTGGCATGATCACAGTAAGCCTGGAGAGGACAGCGCTTGAGACGAGTAACGGGGGCATGCTGGAGGGAGAGAGGACCCACTTCAACGGCTATATGAGGGTCTTCGTAGCGGACGACACGAGTGGACAGTGGAGCTGGACTTCGACACGCTACGACCCGAATCTAGCCAAGAAGGCTATATCCACCGCAGAGAACCTCGCCAAGGAGTGCGGCAAGCTCCCCAAAGTGAAGCTAGAGACCGGGGTTCACCGCGTCCTACTGTCTCCAATGGTGGTCGGCAACCTCATGGAGGCTACAGTGAGGGCGGCTTCCGGGGCCGCAGTGATATTTGGCATGAGCTTCTTCCGCAATGACGAGGTGGGCGGTGGTGTTGCAAGCGAGAAGCTGTCGCTCCTGGATAGGCCCCTCAACAAGGATCTACCCGGGTACACGTTGTTCGACGAGGAGGCCGTAGAGACTAGGGACAAGTACATCATTGAGCGCGGCGTCTTGAAGACGTTGCTACATAATTCCAAGACGGCAAAGCTATTGGGAGGCGAGACTACCGGTAACGCGGGCCTACTATGGCCTAGGCCCTTTAACTTAGAGATCGAGCCGGGCGACATGAAGGATGCGGAGATGCTAGAAGTCCTCGGAGACGGTGTGTATGCTACCAACAACTGGTACACCAGGTTCCAAAACTATACTGAAGGCCTCTTCTCGACTGTGACAAGGGACGCATTGTTCGTGGTGAAAAGGGGTAAGCCCGTTGGATGCAGCAATAGGGTTAGGATAACCGGCTCGATGAGAGAGTTACTATTAAACATTGAGGGTGTAGGCACGACGAGATGGCCCATCGAATGGTGGGAGGTTGCAACGCCAAGTCTACTACCACATATACTAGTATCCAAGGCAGGCATAACGAGTGAATAA
- a CDS encoding translation initiation factor IF-5A, whose amino-acid sequence MSVNYASLGELKKGSYIVIDGEPCRIVEITRAKTGKHGSAKAHVVAIGVFSGQKKTLVAPVDTRVQVPVIEKRIGQVIADMGDMIQVMDMETFDTFEVEKPGEDSNLAGRLEPGVTVEYWLIMGRPKIIRIREKQA is encoded by the coding sequence ATGAGCGTGAACTACGCTAGCCTAGGTGAGTTGAAGAAGGGTAGCTACATAGTGATCGACGGTGAGCCCTGCAGGATAGTCGAGATCACGAGGGCCAAGACCGGGAAACACGGAAGCGCCAAGGCCCACGTAGTGGCTATAGGAGTCTTCTCAGGCCAGAAGAAAACCCTTGTTGCCCCAGTCGATACAAGAGTCCAGGTGCCTGTTATAGAGAAGAGGATTGGACAGGTAATTGCCGACATGGGAGACATGATCCAGGTCATGGATATGGAGACTTTCGATACCTTCGAAGTAGAGAAGCCAGGCGAGGACTCGAACCTAGCTGGTAGACTAGAGCCAGGCGTGACTGTCGAGTATTGGCTGATAATGGGTAGGCCGAAGATAATACGCATCAGGGAGAAGCAGGCCTAA
- a CDS encoding lysine exporter LysO family protein, whose translation MQVKHSHYLVGVVFSLVAGLVLGATSIVEPSEYLVKLLLYILVLSAGFAIGGMWSEKGLPSGREALSGIALGLSVMAAGGFAGYATSLALNEDPRLATVIGLVSGWYSLAGPLIALHDPVLGLVAFLANLLREILHISIYPVLAARGWSCRGVSIGGATTMDTGLPVVVKFGGPSAALLALGQGAVITMLAPMASSFLVNG comes from the coding sequence ATGCAAGTAAAACACTCCCATTACCTAGTAGGTGTCGTATTCTCGCTAGTGGCGGGTCTCGTACTGGGAGCAACGAGTATAGTAGAGCCTAGCGAATACCTTGTAAAGCTCCTACTCTATATCCTCGTACTCTCAGCCGGCTTCGCTATTGGAGGAATGTGGAGCGAGAAGGGCCTGCCAAGCGGTAGAGAGGCTCTATCCGGCATAGCGCTCGGCTTGAGCGTCATGGCGGCTGGAGGGTTTGCAGGCTATGCGACATCGCTGGCGTTGAACGAGGACCCGAGGCTTGCCACGGTTATAGGCTTGGTTTCAGGCTGGTACAGTCTTGCCGGGCCGCTGATAGCGTTGCATGACCCTGTCCTCGGACTCGTCGCCTTCCTAGCAAACCTTCTCCGCGAGATACTCCATATATCGATATACCCGGTCTTAGCGGCGCGTGGATGGTCCTGCCGGGGGGTTTCAATAGGGGGAGCGACAACCATGGACACGGGGCTGCCAGTCGTGGTTAAGTTCGGCGGGCCCAGCGCCGCGTTGCTTGCACTCGGCCAGGGAGCCGTTATAACTATGCTAGCCCCCATGGCGTCATCATTCCTGGTCAATGGCTAG
- a CDS encoding type II/IV secretion system ATPase subunit, whose product MNPLQKFFQKISRSQVSSKHSPPREPLGEDAIAIPPSSLRIHYRHGPVEYYVYSDDEGFPRLKIVEPKEPPADRIAEIIAGLEEPANEVETYYARKKTSGYGKLYPLVIDDNIEEIAVDGPGRHVSVIHRLIPGYWIDVDLTLGEADLDSIAIQLARKAGRIVSLATPYAEGITTDGHRIAVTIGREITRHGTTIVLRKYPDKPLTIVDLLATRVITPLAAAYLWILIEAHSFIMIIGGMGAGKTTLLQALSGLIPPHHRIVTIEDTPEIRLYHRHWDSLVTRPRIPGEEIEDIGLEDLLRFALRRRADHVIVGEVRGREARLLAQAAASGHGSITTFHADSAEAAILRLRLDPINLPPLFLKIITSFVHVRRIPVLGGGFLRRVTSIVEIQDDELTPVFEWNPSIDKILPDKASEVVERSEALRNAWINLGLPSGSLEAELDERARFLEERINLPRETFMASLAKFYAEKYGVTS is encoded by the coding sequence TTGAACCCCCTCCAAAAATTTTTTCAAAAAATAAGTAGAAGCCAGGTTTCCTCGAAACATTCACCGCCACGTGAACCCCTAGGAGAGGATGCAATCGCGATCCCCCCTTCCAGCCTCAGAATACACTACCGCCACGGCCCCGTAGAGTACTATGTATATAGCGATGACGAGGGTTTTCCACGCCTCAAAATAGTTGAGCCTAAAGAACCCCCTGCTGATAGAATAGCCGAGATAATAGCTGGCTTGGAGGAGCCAGCAAACGAGGTGGAAACCTACTATGCTAGGAAGAAGACCAGTGGCTACGGGAAGCTATATCCGCTGGTAATCGACGATAACATAGAGGAGATAGCAGTCGATGGTCCTGGAAGACATGTCAGCGTAATCCATAGACTTATACCGGGTTACTGGATTGACGTCGACCTAACGCTGGGCGAGGCAGACCTTGACTCTATAGCAATACAATTAGCTAGGAAAGCGGGGAGAATCGTAAGCCTAGCAACACCATACGCGGAAGGCATAACCACAGACGGGCATAGGATCGCTGTTACCATAGGCAGGGAAATAACGAGGCACGGCACAACCATAGTGCTGAGGAAGTATCCCGACAAGCCCCTAACAATAGTCGACCTATTAGCCACGCGAGTCATAACCCCACTAGCCGCAGCCTACCTCTGGATCCTAATAGAAGCGCACAGCTTCATAATGATAATAGGAGGCATGGGGGCTGGCAAGACGACGTTGCTACAGGCACTATCCGGGCTGATACCACCACATCATAGAATTGTGACTATCGAGGATACACCCGAGATACGACTCTACCACAGACACTGGGATTCTCTTGTGACGAGGCCCCGGATACCAGGTGAAGAGATCGAAGATATCGGCTTAGAGGATCTGCTTAGATTCGCCCTGCGGAGGAGAGCGGATCACGTCATAGTGGGTGAGGTCAGAGGGCGGGAGGCAAGGCTACTGGCTCAGGCAGCCGCTAGCGGCCACGGTAGTATAACGACATTCCACGCCGATTCAGCGGAGGCTGCGATATTGAGACTTAGACTGGATCCAATTAATCTGCCGCCCTTGTTCCTTAAGATAATAACGTCGTTCGTCCATGTACGTAGAATCCCAGTCTTAGGGGGAGGCTTCCTGAGACGTGTAACTAGTATAGTCGAGATCCAAGACGACGAACTAACCCCTGTGTTCGAGTGGAATCCCAGTATCGATAAGATACTGCCCGATAAGGCCTCTGAGGTGGTGGAGAGGAGTGAAGCTCTGAGGAACGCGTGGATCAACCTAGGCCTACCTTCTGGTTCTCTAGAGGCGGAGCTCGATGAAAGGGCTAGATTCCTTGAGGAACGCATTAACCTGCCCCGGGAAACCTTCATGGCGAGCTTGGCCAAGTTCTATGCGGAGAAGTATGGTGTTACCTCTTGA
- a CDS encoding histone deacetylase family protein produces the protein MQWNPDKGARTGGYEGTPHRGGRPLIILYHQDFLLHDPTPIYHPENPERLALATASLKAVGGITWREPEPEDAKERYSMVHDEHYINLVYDAAERAFEPAWIDADTYVVKGTITALERLAGAATETVELLLAGRDAFILGRPPGHHAGRRGRALGAPTLGFCIFNTSALVSKMLSEKGRVAVLDFDLHHGNGTQDILWNDGIVHIDIHQDPSTIYPGTGFPWQSGGVRGTKINLIVPPGSGDDIYQEAVTYAFDLIRDYDPDYLVVSAGFDAYQGDYAGMKATRYTYSLIGGLVGRLDASVAIVLEGGYEAGLREGLPAFVAGVTRGHSLGEPVTASGKWQWERFRYWMERLREELEGRRG, from the coding sequence ATGCAGTGGAACCCCGATAAAGGAGCCCGCACAGGGGGCTATGAAGGCACTCCGCATCGCGGAGGCCGCCCTCTAATAATACTATACCACCAGGACTTCCTCCTACACGACCCAACCCCCATATACCACCCCGAAAACCCTGAGAGGCTAGCACTAGCCACCGCTTCCCTGAAAGCCGTAGGAGGCATTACATGGAGAGAGCCGGAGCCAGAGGATGCAAAAGAGAGGTACTCGATGGTCCACGACGAACACTACATAAACCTGGTGTACGACGCTGCTGAAAGAGCCTTCGAGCCGGCATGGATCGACGCCGATACATACGTTGTCAAGGGAACCATAACCGCTCTAGAGAGACTAGCCGGCGCTGCCACAGAGACCGTAGAACTCCTCCTAGCTGGCCGAGACGCGTTTATCCTGGGAAGGCCGCCAGGCCACCATGCAGGTAGAAGGGGGAGGGCCCTAGGCGCCCCTACCCTCGGATTCTGCATTTTCAACACGTCCGCACTGGTCTCCAAGATGCTCAGCGAGAAGGGGCGGGTTGCCGTACTGGACTTTGACCTACACCATGGTAACGGGACTCAAGACATCCTATGGAATGATGGCATCGTCCACATAGACATACATCAGGATCCGTCAACCATATACCCTGGAACCGGATTCCCATGGCAGAGCGGTGGCGTCAGGGGCACGAAGATCAATTTAATCGTGCCACCCGGATCAGGGGACGACATCTACCAGGAGGCGGTAACCTACGCGTTCGATCTAATCCGGGATTATGATCCCGACTACCTAGTGGTCTCAGCCGGGTTCGACGCCTACCAGGGGGACTACGCTGGTATGAAGGCAACGAGATACACATACAGTCTAATCGGGGGCCTCGTGGGGCGCCTCGACGCCTCTGTGGCGATAGTCCTGGAGGGTGGGTATGAGGCCGGGTTGAGGGAGGGTCTGCCTGCCTTCGTCGCCGGGGTGACCAGAGGCCATAGTCTTGGGGAGCCGGTAACAGCCTCCGGAAAATGGCAGTGGGAACGATTCCGGTATTGGATGGAGAGGTTGAGGGAGGAACTGGAGGGTCGGCGTGGGTAA